The sequence ctttttttacatttatagCATCACTCCTTTCTAGTATATTCAattcttcatttaataaatgagACTGATAAAAGAAtgcatttttatttgaagatattttatttttaatttttttgctaACTTTACCTATTTCATttgtatttcttttttttttatcactaTACATAAAAGAAGCATTCATATCTTTTGTATCTGTTTCTTTATTTGTACCAGTTAAAAAGTTAGCTGTATTATTCAAAATACTTTTCTTTAGAATCTCTTTTTCACTTAAAGAAGTTCCTAATATTTCTgtttttgtaaatttaattatatcttttttattttcttcgataatatcataattatcatttttatttataggaTTTATATAAGGATCatgtttttcattttctcgTATTTCCTTTTGATGTATAGTAtcatttgtatattttttttttaaaacatctTCAATAGAAAAgtcttttatttctattgTCATACTGTCATAATTCTCTAAATTAATGTAGGAATTTCTTATTTCCCGATTATTTACTTTGACATCATCTTTAATATTTGTTTCTATtttatcatcatttttattatcaccTTTCATTACATTGTTTTTTAGTTCATTATTTCCATTAGGTATTTCTGACAAAGATggagtaatatatatattgaatttTGAATCACTAAGATTCATATTTGTTCTTTCATTAGAATTggtctttttttcttcaacaaacttttttttatcttggTAAGTTAAAGTcgtattttctattttatcagTAACGTTtaagttttcttttttttcttctatcaatgttttttcataaatattttccttTGTTATATTCTTTGTATTATTATGTTTTTGTACTGTTTCTTTGTTATTAAGAGGATTTTTATATCCAGAATCATAATTATTGGCATTAGTATTGGTGTTTCTTATGTTTTcgtcatttttattattatctataGCATTTTTtacatcttttatttttattttacgaAATTTATTTAACTTAGATACTGTTCTTTCTTCTTGATCATTCACAgtactatttttttcatttttactcTCTAAATTTATTggtaaatttttcttatgtTCTCTTTGCATTCCTCTTAATGTAtcgttattattatcatcattaCTATTAATGTtgtcttctttttttaacaaaatattttttttttctttattatctatttcatttatgtttttttctattactttttcttttcctttaTTTGGTAAACTAATATTGTTACTATTCCCAACCTTTCttcctttatttttcatttttgttttattttttgaattcaaatacttttctttattttcttctgaATGCTTCTCTTCACTTTTTGCATCTTGATCAATAtcatgaaaaatattttctaaattaattttctttGTTTCCGTGTTTGTTTGTTTTGTTGCgtcattatataaaaatccTTCTTGCTCTGTTATAATATTAGAagctttatttaaattaaaatttaacttgTTATTATTTGGTGATAAGTCATCTGATGAGTTATTATTCATAGGAGTTCCTGTAAAAACATAAGTGTCATTTTTATCTTGATGATACATTTTTAAAGACATTATAATTTgcctaaaaaaaatttcactTCCACTTTTAATGgagtttttatttgttaaagCGAtactattatttaataaaaataaaagaggaGGAGTATTAACCACATAGTGACAAGCTAACCAATTTTTTATAGAGGAACTTTCagattttataatatttttttcttcaaaaacTGGTGGTAGCAATAATTtcattgtattttttttatttctttttaaaggTATTTTACAGCAGGTGCAATTTCTTggtaaatttttaaataataacaattcTGCTTTATCTTGTACAAATTTTTTACTTATGTCGTTTGTCTCCAATTGCctaattaatttttcatcttGATACAATTCATAACCAAATAATGCTCTAATATTTTCCTGCTTATCAGCTACAAACATAAACCAttcaatattaaatttaCGTAAAGTACcatattttcttaaatatcTTCCTAATAAATCATGAGCATTCATTAAAAAGCCAAGCtcaaaaatgaaagaaataatagataaaaaaagtaatcgTGCTgcaaaaactatatataataatataggaAAAGTAATTAACCAATGTAtactatataaaaatttaaagggGTTATCTATATCTCTATATCCAAATATTCTTAAGACATAATGGTCGCTGCTTTTATCTActccattttttaaaattagatTACTTCTCCAATAGATAATTTGAACAGATGACCATAATAAATAAACTAATTCAGGATCTACTGTATTATAGAAAGCGGCACATAATGCACTTGGCTGTAacaatttttctaatataacTTTTTGAACTATTGCATGAAAGATCATTAACATAACAAAGGAAACAATATTTACTCCTAGAATTAAAAAACTGCAGTATATACTACCAAATATAAAACTTCTATCATATTTTGGCTCTGTTATAGGATCATGAACATTTGGTTCTGATAAATAACTTAAACCTACACATAGAACAATCAAAttcataataaaatgaataaaaaaccATAATCCTGGTGATAAATCTGGAAAAATTATCGATATTATTCGAAGTATTATATCTCCAATTGTTTCATTTTCGCTTTCATCTtcctcttcttcttcttcttgtAAAAATTGAGGATTATATGAAGATTtctgaatatataaatttaaagcATTTATTCTGTCTTGTTTGTTTATATACGATCTAGAGATATCCATCGTCATTGATTGAGGGTATTTTGTTTTTGAATTGCTCTTAAAATGTTCATCTTTCAtttcattcatttttttagctgttttttttttttttaattatataatttctgTTTTATTCTTTTCTAAGTTTTCCTTTTATTTGTACTATATATTATTTCCCCCTGTTTTCCTATTTTCCTTTTGctagtttttattattttttttttttttttaatttttgcttctttttaatatatttaatttattattttaatttcttttaacaGCTCTTTTATTGTCTCTTAATTTTTCTCTATTTTCTTTcaaattttcttcttttttattataaatttttttcctttttcttttcttgtCCCTTTACCTAAATTATTTTGTCTTTATTCAGTTTAATTACTTTTCTATAaagtttaaaatttttaagattTCAAcagtaaaaaaagaaacttttagacaaaaaaattcttcattatacagaaaaagaaaatcttttttttttttagacgGAATATATACTTCAtaaatttatgtaaataactaaaaatatatcacaaaaatgtaaaaaatttattaaaatgtatatatatttatgcgTTAaagattatattttataaaattatttttcttcattatctttttttaaagtataatCAGGATTTATAAGTGTAAAGCAAAAGTTTTATTATggccttttttatttattcctattttacattcttttttttcttttttttttaaagctcagtatttattaaaataaatacattcTTCAATTgttttcatatattataCTCTTATTGGAAATTAAAGTATAGATATTCATAAAACAGTTTATTAtagataatatttttataatgtataaTAATACACCTAATTAGGTATTAATAATAAGAGAAATTAAATGAACTGATTTGACAGTATataacttttaaaaatatatttgattcatatattttataaaatttgacAGTATGTTGAAGGCTTtgaatttagaaaaaaaaaatgtggtTATATagcatttaaatatatatatatatatatatatatatatatatatatatatattttacttaaaatatttaaattccGAGCAATTCAAGTGAAAAAATgttgacaaaaaaaaaaaaaaaaaaaaaaaaaaataaaattaagcaTTTTaatcttaaattttttaagttgtataataaatgtacagaaaaaaaaaaagataaagaatTTAATTTTGCATCAAGTATACAATTATATGCTTGgtcatatttttcattataggGAAAGAACCATTAAatacataattttaatataaaatgcgatatttttttttttctacttctgaataaataaaaaaaaaatttaatttatatttttaagcttatttttatcaattatTTATGACTAAAAAATTCTCAACTTTCTGAAACCGGtgttttttatgtaattttagaagtgtttttaataaattaaaaatattcatagactaaaatttcaaaaaattgtAAAGGAATATACATGTgcaattaatatataaatcttTTAATTCTGTTTAATCATATGCTTTAcattttactaaaaaaaaaaaggaaaattttatattcacAGTTTAAACATGCTTTCAATAAgtgttttaatattataaaaataacaatattttttatttcaaatatattatatattctgTCAATGGTATACTAATGTGATACgaaataaatcatttataaaaaatattgattaaaaagaaaaataataaaaaaaatatttcttttgaaGAGTTTTTGTATCAcaaatttgttttatttttgatattttaaaaatattttatttaaaaatagtatgtaaacattaaaataaaaatatacttaaGTTGGTTCTTACAAAAATACGGTCagtaaaaaggaaataaagaTTAAgcttacttttttattattacatatttaaaaaaggaataataTGTTTAAAGAATGAATATTATTCTTGTAATATCAATATtcaacaaaatttttttttttaaattaattttattattattttttttttttttaataaatctcAATCAAagaatatgtatatatatatatattttatataaacttaaaacaaaaaaattactagATCCTTTCTtaagaattaaattttaaaagtttGATTGCacactatttttttaaagaaataaagtGGAATAtcttttagaaaaaaatatgtgaAAAAGTTACATGCGCTTTATTAATagttcatatatattatttaaaaaaaaaaaaaaaaaagtgcttttaaaaaaaaaataaaaaaaaaaattatataccATTTTAATACTTATTACTTTAATAAcgtttaattataaataataaaaaaatatattttattgttattaaatttttaaaattttgacattttaatttatatttgtaaacatatttttttgtgaactattatttttttcttgtcATTTAAGTTAAATTCATGAAAAGTCACCATCAATAGCCCATAAAGTACAtttcaaattttataatttattttatttttttgagtaataaatatctaaaaaattttaaaattttttactaagaattttttagaaattgCTTAtgctaaaaaataaatttatttaaccAAAGCATAAAagcattaaaaaatatattaaggaATTTGCATagcttattttttttttttttatatatatatattaaattatacattactaaatttaattgatatatatatatatatatatatatatatatatatatatatatagctatttctataaaaaaattaatatataaaaaattatgatgaaTTAATGATATTGGGAtgatcattttttaaaatataaataattatgataacgaattaaacaattttaacaaaaataactACGACTCTTTTATGATATTACgtgaacaaataaaaaaatatattaaagagACAAAAGTAATTagatgtaaataaaaaaaaaaaaaaaaaagcaaggATTTCACAGCAACTTCAGATAAtgagttaattttttttgaacaagatattgaaaaaattaaaattctaaaaatctaaaaaagaaaaaaaaaaatggaaatgaatataaataagaatataGATGAATCATTGAAAATTTCCAAGTTAGGCGATGATGAAAATGATTTAGAAGGAAACAACGAAGAAAATGTTCAAGAAAAAACGAAATTATTAAACTTACATGTAGAGGAGAAAAAACAGGAAacaaaatatgaaaaagaagaggTCCAAGAGATACAAGAGGAAGGAGACATAAAAGAAGGAAACAATGAAGAGCAACTTGAGGATGAAAATGAGGAAGAACAAGaatatgaaaatgaagaggaacatgaagatgaaaatgaagaagatgaagaaaaaatagaagtaaATATGGAATATGTAGAGGAACATAGAAATAAAGTTAATTTCAATGAAAAATATGTGGGGGATAAAGAAGATTGtagtaataattttaaaaattattcatcTAATAACAATGTTTTCACAAATGAACGGATaacagaagaaaataataatagttcTTATGAAGAGCtaattaacaaaaaacaACAAAACGCTGAAGACACATTATgttttgataaaaatgaaaacgaAGAAATACTAGACAATAATGACAATACAATGAAAACTAATATAGTTAATGATGGTGTATCTGAAGAGTTATTAAACAAGaacaaaagaaaagaaaaatttaataaaaaaaaaagaaatttaagtGGTAATGAAAGTAATGAAACAAAAAATGACGATACAgatgataaaatattaagaaaaaaaaaaaaaaaaatgttacgattaaaaaaaaataaatatatcgATAATGCAGCTGAAGAagaagagaaaaataaagaagagcAAGATGATGAAATGAGTAGTGATAAtgatattaacaaaaaaaagaaatatatttcaaaGAAAATGGACCATAGTGATATAATTTTAGATGAAGAGTATGAAATGGAAAACGACGATTCCAATAAAtcacaaaagaaaaaaaaaaattattttgatgaaatattagaaaatttaaaatttagaagaaaaagGGCACCTAAAATTTCAGAAGACGATGGCCTTCAGTATTGtgaaaatgttttaaatCAAATGATTTTAGTTCATGAGCAggatatgaaaaatatgaaagaaAGAAAACCAGCAACATCAAAGCTTCAAATAATTGACGAAGTTTGCAAAATTTTAACAAAACCTAAATGGAAGCCTTTCTTTATGaagttaaatatatatcatgTTTTAGCATTGTGGTTAATGCCAACATCAAAAAACACTTTGCCAAATTTTACAATTAGaactaatttattaaaagtcATTCAACAGTTACCAATAACTATTAAGTCATTAAGGGGAAGTCAGCTAGGAAAAATAATGACTTATCTTCATTCACATAAAGATGAaacagaagaaaataaaaagttaataagAAGTATTTTACAAAATTGGATGGGTCCAATCATAGGAATAAATACTAATTATAAgcaatttttaaaagaaagacaaaaaaaaattatggaaAATCCAGAATTTCATAAAAAGGTTCTTGAGAAAGCAAAGACTTTAATACCAGATTCTATTTgtatagaaaaagaagaagagcAAAATGAATTCAAAAGACATGCAACTATACCTTATAATAGTGAATGCTCCTTTCTAATTAATGTTCCTTCATCCGTTCCTAATTCTACTAAAAGAAATATTCCAAAGAGTAAAATTAAGAGACTAACGGATAGTATGAAATTAAACAAGAGATTTAGAAAAACTCAAAAAGTATCAATTGAAGGTAAAGGAGTCGCCGTTGCACCTTAAATATTTAGGAGTATagaatattaataaagaatttaTACTCAAAAATAggaaaagtatatatataaaatactataaatatatatatataaactccataaaatgtatatataaaaatataaatatatgtaaacaATTTTGTATTACCACTtaagattttattttttttttttaaagcttttaaatttttagtaTATCTCTATAAAATGTTGTGAAATATCacaatttttttgaattttctttttttttatattttgggaaaaatgttaaaataaacatattttttattttttgttttaatgaTTCTATAATTATTGATGATTAGACAAAAGAAGATCCTTTTTACACAGAATAAgcaattttcaaaaaaaaaaaaaaaaaagcaggAAATTACTcataatgtaaaaataaagcataaactaatttaacttttttatttatttttcttctttttctttttttatatttttttctctatctttttcttttttttaaatgattaaGAGTAAACATTtactttaataaataataaactgttttgattattttaataatatagtagataaaatatttatataaaaaataaagacttattttttataaacataTTATGTTCTCtgttgatttttttttttttttgttatggTAAATCGCGATTTACAAAaggttattttaaaaaattgaaaaaaaatacatttacaATATTCaatgataaatatatttttaaagatgATATCAAAAAAATGGTAGGAACTAAGAAGATAGTGTATGTGTACACAAAATAGTTTTAcgataatattaattaatattaaatccATTTATAGTtgtccttttttttttaaattatatatttatcgtGGGAAAATATAGGGATATGCAAaagatacaaaaaaaatcttttaatGTGCATACTTGTGCaactataattaaaaaaaaaaaaattattaatattattaaaatataagaaatgaGCATAAATTAAATAGCATGATCAAAAATGTAGAAATAATACCTATTactatttctttaaaataattcttcTAATATTTACATTccattattgttattaaaactatattctaaataacttttttaagaaaatttgctcttttttaatattaaaaagaaataatataaaaaatttacttaaataaatgaaaaaaataccataaaattaaaatatttgaatatttcgatattttatatatatatatatattatatttaaaacgTTTGGTAATTTaatacactttttttttattgttatatacttgatatttttagttaactttctattttattttttatttccttatATTAATTGTAAAATAATCTATGGATAAGTTTCTACAGCACgttagaaaagaaaaagaagatatgaaaatgtatattttaatatttctatattaattttaataatagatgaaataaaaataatttagtttattatttattaataacaaaaaaaaaaaaattattattaaacatTAAAAGAATAGTATGATATTTAAATCGCAGTTCTCACAAAATGCCATTTGCTATACTTTGTAGGATATATATGAAGAAtataagataaaaaagaaaaagctttgaagaaaatgagaaaagaagaaaaaaaagatacattaaaaaaaaagagaaaagatCATGCTTTCATAGAATTTTTATATcagaatattataaaaaaagaattgtttaatatatttaaaggaaaaaattatagtaatcataaaagaaaagaaaaatgtgctatcgaaaattttaatgataaaaaagagaatagTAACGACAAAATTACCAATGAAGATGAAGAGTACATACTTTTCTTgagatatatttataatgatGTGTCATcatttattgaaaataataaaaattattactttATAAATTCTAACTTTTTAGATATTGAAGATCTCATGATTAATATTTGTAATACCATTTGTCataaaacttttaaaaatataaaaacaatattTGATTCAccagatgaaaaaaaaaattctaaaacAAATAATTCTACTAATGAAACATTTAAAGATGAaagtaatattaatataaatgattcttttttttttatacccCCATTGGAATATATTGTatcatatattaataaattaagtgGTGACGGTATTGatgaatttattaaaaacaacaattttgataaaaaaaatttatttgataatTCTACGAGTAATGAagtattaaataatgaaattattaataaatatgtaaatttaaatgaagaagagGACGTAGAGCAACTTCAATCAAATTGCTATCTAAATACTGATCAATATTTTAACTATAATGAGAAAGATGAGAAAAAATATCGGAATATAAAAGTAgagtttttttctttagaagaaaaaaatttaaatgataaaaaagattCAGAAGAGGATGTTATTTATATCAATAAAAGGTTTAATCACGataaatacatttatttaaataataaaattgatgATTACCATGATGAACAAAAATGTGATGAACTTGATGAAAACAtacatattaattatatgttGAACacagataaaaaagaaaatgttgATTGTGATATTTATaatgaatatgaaaataattttctttataaacaTTCGGAGATTTATGATTCCTCCTATAAGGACTTATCAAAGAATATTAACAGTGTATTATCGCATTTGGAAGAAAAAGGTGTTGTTGATTTCGATTCGGAAAACTTAAACAAAAGTTCTTTATGCAATTCATATTATTCTAGTAGTATTTTCTCGAAGAATAAAAGTACAAATGCAAATTTTTCGAATAGTGATTCTTCTGATAATGAAGAAGTAAGTGatgttttattaaataataaaaaaacggaagaaaaaaaaaatatcatttctttaaataatgaaatattgaGGAATAATTGCGATAATAACGATACTCTATATCACATggaaaattatatgaatagTAATGATTCAAACAGAAAATCCATTGAATACAAGTATTtcaatgaagaagaaaataaaattggaCAAAATAAGTATGTTTCCAACACGAGTTATATCTTTGATTCAACCAAAactaaaaaagataatttatatgaaGGAAAATTTGAaggaaatatttataatgatataaaaaataaaagtagtCATTATAATAACTccaatattaataataatggaTCTAATAATATTGGTATTAACAATGATGATAATCatgttataaataataacattaatgatattgataataataatgatgttaataatattaatgtcAATAATGATGATGACGTtaacattaaaaaagataaggATGATATTGATATTAATATTGATAATAACCATGTTTCCATATATAATAACATTAATGATATTGACATTAATGGATGTAATGCTAATGATATTGATATTAATAGTAATACTAATaatcataattttattaatagcGATATTAATGGCAAAgacaattataaaaataatgttatGAATGTTAATAACAATGATATTTACAATAACAAtgttaatgataataaagaaaGTGCAAAGcatataaattatgaaataagcaaattaaatgaaaatattaacaaACTTAATTCATGTATGAAAcaaagtaaatataaaaactgCGATGAAAACATAAATGATATTGAACATAAATTGAATAAAGAGTATAATAAAGCAGAAAAAgtttatatacaaaaaattaatgttcttaatgaaaaaaactcGAAAGAGAgaaataatgatgaaaaaaaaataattaaatttgaCGAAAAAGAATATCAAGAAAAATTGCAAAAATTATTAACGAATAaaaattacttaaaaaatgaatcaaAAGAATTTACGAAAAATAGCAATTTGCATgatgattattattatttcaaatatttaaataattatgaaaataaaatcaatCCACATTATTATACAAGAGttgaaaaaaaagcaaatatACAAGTAACTCCCTCCCCATTCCCTCAATTTTTAAGAGATatacaaatttttaatattcctcaaaaaaaaattagattaAAGAAGTaatagttatttttttaacttctgtctaatatttttattcatatattatttacaaaaaattatatatatatatatatatatacaattttttttttttttttatagaactaatgtaattttaaataaagaaggGGTAAacacataaatatataacctataatttttttttttaaatatcattaattgttttaatatatcaaggatatgaaattttttataattttaacatatattattttttcaatataaaaactttgaaatataaaaaaaaaaattccaaaTTTTTCAATACAacttatttttacaaaaaattcaCAAATGCATTTTTCtatgtaatatatttttataggagaataaaaaaaaaggtaagaaatcaaaaaagaaaaaaaatgtagtagaaaatgaagaaaaagatgaaataGAATAGggtgaaattaaaaaaaattatataataataaatagaaCAAGTTTCATAGATCAAGCcacttttattttactataCTTCCCTCAAAGTTTgtgaaaaattttttgtaacccttttataaattttttttttaacatttttatattattgtaATATGTATAAAGTTATATAAAGTGAATAAttaatttgatttttttttttcttttttactgtatatatttaaaatattttgtttcTTTATTGCCTTTTGTGTACagatttttgttttaaaattaGTAATACATGAAAAattctattttaaataagctttgatttaaatttttttttgtattatttttaaaataggttttaataagtttttttttttttttaatcctcttagatttatattattattaagattttatttatactactttattttaatccgtatacattttatttatatttatatttttatttcattttatttaaatttttaaaccaaattttttatgtaaatatttcACATCcctatatattatattcctTTATTTTGCATCTACAAGAAAAAAGTGTAAATTTTGATAATTACTCctacaaaaaattatataatacatatatttttcagTCTTTTTCTAAGTTGCAGAATTCTTTTTTActtaacattttttaagtttagattacaaaaaaataaaaaaagtaaaataaaaaaaataaaaataattatttataatatatatttaaaatattaagtaATAAAACTAATTTTTGCTTTGAATAATTATAGTAAAAGCATATTTTacaatttaagaaaaaataaagagcatttttaaaagataatatataggtttttaaagtaaataaatgtaaaaaacaTGTACAAAATGaagattatataaaaataaaaaagcttAATTTAATGTAAATGAATAACATATATGAATGGATAAGTATAAAAACTGATAATTTTGAATGAGGCAAATATTATGTATtgattctttttatataatattgaattataaattaaaagaataaaaagttatgatact comes from Plasmodium relictum strain SGS1 genome assembly, chromosome: 9 and encodes:
- a CDS encoding IWS1-like protein, putative, whose product is MEMNINKNIDESLKISKLGDDENDLEGNNEENVQEKTKLLNLHVEEKKQETKYEKEEVQEIQEEGDIKEGNNEEQLEDENEEEQEYENEEEHEDENEEDEEKIEVNMEYVEEHRNKVNFNEKYVGDKEDCSNNFKNYSSNNNVFTNERITEENNNSSYEELINKKQQNAEDTLCFDKNENEEILDNNDNTMKTNIVNDGVSEELLNKNKRKEKFNKKKRNLSGNESNETKNDDTDDKILRKKKKKMLRLKKNKYIDNAAEEEEKNKEEQDDEMSSDNDINKKKKYISKKMDHSDIILDEEYEMENDDSNKSQKKKKNYFDEILENLKFRRKRAPKISEDDGLQYCENVLNQMILVHEQDMKNMKERKPATSKLQIIDEVCKILTKPKWKPFFMKLNIYHVLALWLMPTSKNTLPNFTIRTNLLKVIQQLPITIKSLRGSQLGKIMTYLHSHKDETEENKKLIRSILQNWMGPIIGINTNYKQFLKERQKKIMENPEFHKKVLEKAKTLIPDSICIEKEEEQNEFKRHATIPYNSECSFLINVPSSVPNSTKRNIPKSKIKRLTDSMKLNKRFRKTQKVSIEGKGVAVAP
- a CDS encoding mechanosensitive ion channel protein, putative, producing MNEMKDEHFKSNSKTKYPQSMTMDISRSYINKQDRINALNLYIQKSSYNPQFLQEEEEEEDESENETIGDIILRIISIIFPDLSPGLWFFIHFIMNLIVLCVGLSYLSEPNVHDPITEPKYDRSFIFGSIYCSFLILGVNIVSFVMLMIFHAIVQKVILEKLLQPSALCAAFYNTVDPELVYLLWSSVQIIYWRSNLILKNGVDKSSDHYVLRIFGYRDIDNPFKFLYSIHWLITFPILLYIVFAARLLFLSIISFIFELGFLMNAHDLLGRYLRKYGTLRKFNIEWFMFVADKQENIRALFGYELYQDEKLIRQLETNDISKKFVQDKAELLLFKNLPRNCTCCKIPLKRNKKNTMKLLLPPVFEEKNIIKSESSSIKNWLACHYVVNTPPLLFLLNNSIALTNKNSIKSGSEIFFRQIIMSLKMYHQDKNDTYVFTGTPMNNNSSDDLSPNNNKLNFNLNKASNIITEQEGFLYNDATKQTNTETKKINLENIFHDIDQDAKSEEKHSEENKEKYLNSKNKTKMKNKGRKVGNSNNISLPNKGKEKVIEKNINEIDNKEKKNILLKKEDNINSNDDNNNDTLRGMQREHKKNLPINLESKNEKNSTVNDQEERTVSKLNKFRKIKIKDVKNAIDNNKNDENIRNTNTNANNYDSGYKNPLNNKETVQKHNNTKNITKENIYEKTLIEEKKENLNVTDKIENTTLTYQDKKKFVEEKKTNSNERTNMNLSDSKFNIYITPSLSEIPNGNNELKNNVMKGDNKNDDKIETNIKDDVKVNNREIRNSYINLENYDSMTIEIKDFSIEDVLKKKYTNDTIHQKEIRENEKHDPYINPINKNDNYDIIEENKKDIIKFTKTEILGTSLSEKEILKKSILNNTANFLTGTNKETDTKDMNASFMYSDKKKRNTNEIGKVSKKIKNKISSNKNAFFYQSHLLNEELNILERSDAINVKKVKENKRMKVRNCFCIKKNKKEKLSRIKKDISLEIDDPFVMNLRSPMQLNINGNEFITKEMIEVFLKPEEAEEFMKEFDLSGHGRIDVIMFRNAIKRAITCRKKFIKSLKGQESILKLVRRLMSILMSFLASVVLLFIFGVSADTIIVTGAAFITAVTVILSYMYTSFITSVIFIAFSNPYNIGDRIRLDGGEAMYIKKIKTYTTEFETTTGKIVIYENSKLSNAKIYNESRSKNAYIDISFKVDINTPLVALKELRKSLQFLVDSRPSDFCKTKNLYFGYSLQPGHFYEISFWIKCVEGWGNWRKVFELRTDIYDFIILQLRLLSISYRLPTQKIGFTAPLNIADNSILKLNRNKGSEYPNTPKEARNPLFVPSVKHKREFDSSNYEFNNNMNFLYDENRRTDNNYNNNIYLPNMYNHKHTDNYLYYNTSLSICNPNNNCSDIFFKEKSKNFYGIEKKDHYLSRRNNYNDDMNSFKEYRNIKEKMMNNLEIDSNKEILSGDFKEYTEYCKNRKNILSQELNHPSDNSCKGTIFKRNIKYDNMDYKEDNFHKNSNTYCKNNENVLENQNNNYYNDILSENNCFPYDHHEINLRQQKKKCDYKSIINTPFNNTNSYYSNYMYKSHNDNKQNFFNYLSKYDEKYQDSLKMNYSDKEYFSYESSSGYDSFECVKHFSNLHNRSRGSLNKQKINIFTYKSKKKNN